The sequence AGCACAAACTTATTGGTGGGCACATAATCGATGTTATCCTTAAACTCGTGCGCAGGGGTTTTAAACTCATCGTTTAGCTTCAAAATCTTTGAAGCGACAAACTTGGAGTAGAAAAACCACCCCGCCAGATACATGAGGACGCCAATCACTAACAGCCATAAAGCGTTCATTCCGTTACCTTCCTTCACAAAAGTTTCGTCAATCTGTTGAAAAAAACTATGCTACATCATTTATCACCAATTTATCTTTAAAGTGCATTTCCAATCTCCTCTTCCTTCATGCGTGCATTCTAGCAATCAAGCTGTAATCGGCGAATCCTAGAATCTCAAGTTAAAAATTTACCAAACAAAAGAAGGAGAGAGAGATGAGAGCGAGTCGAGCCTTTTTAGGACTAATCTTGGGTGCAAGCCTAGCATGGGGAGGATTCTCCCTGGATAACCGATACGAAGATAAAGATGGCGATATGGTGGCCGACACCCCCAGTGATCTATCCAAGCAGGTGGATCCAAAGACACTGATCTTTGCCTACACGCCCGTAGAAGACCCCTCCGTCTATGTTGAGGTTTGGTCGGAGTTTTTGGCTCACATGGAAAAGGTGACGGGAAGAAAAGTACAGTTTTTTCCCGTTCAAAGCAATGCCGCCCAAATTGAGGCGATGCGAGCGGGAAGACTCCATATCGCTGGTTTTAATACAGGCTCTAACCCCATCGCTGTGGCGTGCGCAGGCTTCAAACCCTTTGCGATGATGGCCGCTGAAGATGGCTCTTATGGCTATGAAATGGAGATCATCACCTATCCCGGTTCAGGAATCAAAGAGCCCAAAGACCTCAAGGGCAAAAAGATGGCTTTCACCTCTCAGACCTCCAACTCTGGCTACAAGGCTCCCTCGGCGATTCTCAAAGCCCAGTATGGACTAGAGGCAGAGAAGGATTTTGAACCTGTCTTCTCTGGTAAACATGACAATTCGATCCTTGGT comes from Wolinella succinogenes DSM 1740 and encodes:
- the phnD gene encoding phosphate/phosphite/phosphonate ABC transporter substrate-binding protein gives rise to the protein MRASRAFLGLILGASLAWGGFSLDNRYEDKDGDMVADTPSDLSKQVDPKTLIFAYTPVEDPSVYVEVWSEFLAHMEKVTGRKVQFFPVQSNAAQIEAMRAGRLHIAGFNTGSNPIAVACAGFKPFAMMAAEDGSYGYEMEIITYPGSGIKEPKDLKGKKMAFTSQTSNSGYKAPSAILKAQYGLEAEKDFEPVFSGKHDNSILGVANKDYPAAAIANSVLVRMLERGVVKKEQLVSIYKSQSFPTTGYGMAYNLKPELQEKIKEAFFTFDWKGSKLEKEFKPANQTRFIPITFKEHWAVVREIDEAMNVNYTCK